The segment AGCCCCCACACCAGTGCCTACGACCGGATTGAAGCTTGCAAAGGAGAACGAATCCCTTCAGCCGCGTTTGATCTCAAGCCGATCCCCACGGAAGGGGACCGATCAAAGGGGACGGGGGTAGTTTCGGGCGTCCAATCAACAGAAGAATAGGAAGCAGCCAGTTTTGGACGGCGAAGAAAAGGGGGGACAGGGGCACAAGCAGGCGCATCCTCTCAACAATGACCTCCGTCCCATTGATCTCGCTCGGTTCTGGAAGAAGTTGACGCAGAGGCGGGGAGTCGCAGAGACGCAGGGGAGAGTCGTAACGTCTGATCCCTCTGCGCCTCACCGCCTCTCGCGACTCTGCGTCGAAATCCTTGTGCGGGACCGGGAACGATCGTTTGTGGGTGGGAATCCAGCGCGGCTTGGGAACATAAGTCGGATGGCAGACCGGCGGGTCGGTTGCCTGGCATGACGGGCGGCTCCCCGCGCAAGTCGGCGAGCATGAGGATCAACCACGGCATGAAGTGCATTGCCTCGGCACCCGTCCGTCGGCCTTGCACCGCCATCGGAGTTTGGACAACGCCATTCGTGTCCGACACCATTTCCAGTCCAACCGTACCGGCGTATCCAGCCCAGTGCTAAGCACGTGAGCGGGAGTCATTGGGTTTGGTCACGTAGCGGTGTCTCTCCGAGACGCTGCTATTTGCGAGTCTCAGAGAGGCTCGCCTGCGTGAGGTTCTACCCAGTCATTCCTGCCTGCCCGCTTAGTCATTTCGATCACCGCACCGAGGGCTATCGCTAGGAGCCAACCGAGAAGAGTCGGGACGCGGATCTTCCGCAAGATTTTCGCTTGTTCAGCTCAGCCCAATGCGGGCTGTTTGGGCGGTTCATCGTTCCGGGGCCTGACGACCCCGGCAGTGGATCTGGCGACCCTTCGGGCTTTGTTGAGCCGAGCGATTGGGGGAGTGAGGATTGCTCCGCTGGTGAATCGCTGGGGGGCAGAAAGTCGCATTCCATGACGATCGAGCCGATTTGCAATGGACTTTTGGGGACGGAGAGCTAGTCTTTCAACACAAACCGCCCGCGACGATTGTTTTCGCGAAATGGCGGGCAACGCATCCGGGTTCATTGGGTCCCTGTGTCGATCACATGGTTGTGAGCGAGGGGAACACCATCTTGGTCCTGGGGCGAGTTCTTGAGCAACCTGGAATGGTTCTTGGGATTCGCTGATTGCATGGGTCACGCTTCACGTGATTCGAACCCAACCTTGGACCCTGTTTTGAACAAATTTGAAGATTTAGGGCTGTCTGGCCCTTTGCTGCAAGGCCTCGAGCAAGCCGGCTACGAAACTCCCACCCCGATTCAAGCTCAGTCGATCCCCGAAATTCTTGACGGCAACGACGTCCTGGGTGCCGCGCAAACTGGCACGGGAAAAACGGCGGCGTTTGCACTGCCCATCCTGCAGATCATGTGGGAAGACGATCAGGAACGGCGAGAGCCGTCCAACCGTCGTGGTGGTCGCCCCGGAAGGCGCCCCATCCGCACGCTCGTGCTGTCCCCGACCCGCGAATTGTCGGCTCAGATCGAGGCGAATTTCCGGATCTACGGCAAGAAGACTCGGCTTCGCAGCACGGTCATTTTCGGAGGTGTCAACCAAAATCCACAGGTTCGCGAACTGCAATCCGGTGTGGACACCTTGGTGGCCACGCCCGGTCGATTGTTGGACTTGGTCAGCCAAGGGTTTGTGGATTTAAAAGACGTCGAGATCCTCGTTCTGGACGAAGCGGATCACATGCTCGACATGGGGTTCTTGCCCGATGTCAAACGCATTTTGAAACTGCTGCCTCGCGATCGGCAGAACCTGTTGTTCTCCGCGACGATGCCCGGCCCGATTCGCAAATTGGCCGATGAGATCCTGGTCGATCCGATCACGATCCAGATCGCACCGCAAAAGCCAACGGTCGAGCGCATCGAACAGTCGATTTGCTTTGTCGCCCAAGCTGACAAGCCGCGATTGCTGAATCACTTCATCGAAACGAAGGCCACTGGGTCGACGTTGGTGTTCACTCGCACCAAGCACGGCGCCGATGCGGTGGCGCGTCGATTGGTCAAAGCCGGTGTCAAAGCGGCGGCGATTCATGGCAATAAAACGCAAGCCAATCGTGTGCGGACGCTGAATAAGTTCAAGAATGATGAACTGGATGTGTTGGTGGCCACCGACGTGGCCGCTCGCGGCATCGACATCGATGGCATTCAAACGGTGATCAACTACGACACCCCCAACACTCCCGAAGCCTACGTGCACCGCATTGGTCGAACGGGGCGAGCGGGCCGTGAAGGCGAGACCGTCATGTTCTGTGGCGGCCACGAGACCAAGTTTTTCATTGCGATTGAACGCGAAATCAAGCTTCAGATTCCGGTTGCGACTGGACTGCCCGGTTGCCAGCCTCGGCCGCTTCAGGACCCAGGTTCGGGCGATAAATCGAACTCTCGTTCGGGCGGCCGATCCGGCGGCGGAGGTCGTTCGCGATCTTCTTCCGACCATCAAGGTGGTTCGGGCAGCGGTGGATCCAAGCCCGGCGGCGGACGTCGCCGTGGACGTGCTGCAGGCAGCGTCAGTGGTCGTGGCAGCACGGTCGGACGCAAGTCCGCAGGCGGTGAAGCCAGCAAGTCCGGTGGCGGTTCCAAGAACGGTCGCGGACGTGGCGGACGACCTTCGTCACGCTGAGTCTCACCGGCTGTTGATTCAATCCATTTCGCCGGATGGAGAGTGGCGAGGCGGGATTTGCATGTTCGTCGGTGGCGCTATCGCTTACCGACGGCTACCATCTGACATCCCTACCGGGATGAAGAAAGGCAGAAGCTGGATGGGAAATTGCATCCGCTATCAAAGCATTCATAGCAAAATTTTGCAGTCCAGCCTAAGGCGTTGGTTGAGCGCCGGTCTCTTCGTAGATCGGCAGATGCCGGTAGTAGACTTCCAGGTTGAGCAAGTTCATCGCGGTGACGTACAAGCGCCCGCCGTGAGCGCTCCAGCGATCGGGAACGGGTAGTTCTGGATCCCAGCTGCCTGCTTCGGGACCGCGTTTGATTTGGCTGTCAATCAGGACCGGATTGAGATACTGATTCCAGTTCTCCCAGTGCTCACCGCCCATGTGGAACATGACTTGGGTGGCGTAGTACCAGTAGTAAGTGTCTCGCTGCGGGACTCGGTTGGTCCCAACGCTGGGTGGGAATTTGGCGATGTAGTCTGCCGCCGATTGCATGTCTTCATTCTCGCGGCTCCAGCCGGAATACATTCGCATCAAAATGCCCACCGCAGTCATCGTGGGTGATGGGCGGCGTCCGTGAGCCTGGGCAGGCGTGTCGGGAGCAAACGGGTTGTAGCGATAGCGGTCCCGTTCCGTGGGGCTGGCTTTGGCCAGTTCCAGCCAGCGATTGATCCCAGCGTAAGTGTCCGGGGAAACATCCAGCCCGGACAATTCGCCACTCTTGAGGGCCATCATCATCCAGCCCGTGACGCTGGTGTCGCTGCTGACCTGCGGTGTGTAACGCCATCCGCCGCGTTGTCGGTGCTGAGTTGCTTCGATGTAGTTGAGGCACATCTGGGCTGGTTCACGCAGTTCGCTGTCTTGGGTCATGCCGTACGCTTCGCACAATGCCAAGGCTGCGATTCCGTGGGAATAGAAGGCAACGTTTTGGTCGCTCAGCGGATTTTCACGACGGTACAAATCACCGTTGGTGCGTTGGTTGTCGATCAAGAACTTCAGGCCCTTGGCGACAACAGAGGCGTACTGATGTTGCCGGTGGGTGTAGCCAGCACCTTGAAACGCCAGCAGGCACATGCCTGTCGCGGCCGTGTCGGATTGCAGGATCACGTCTTCGCCGTGCCCTTGGAGTGCCCAGCTGCCATCTTCGTTTTGCAGCGAAGCGAGGAACGCGAGTCCAAGTTCAATGGCTTCTTCCGTGGCGGGGCCGACCATGCCTGCAGGCGCGGGCGCGGCGCCGCCGTTGGTGCGTTGAACACGCCGGCTGAACTGTTCCACGGCTGCGATGGACAGACCTGCGGGAGTGACTGGTCCACCGACATCGCGTCGTTGACGCTGGCCCCGGGTGAGATCCAACGCGGCCATTTCGACTGGTTCATCGGATGGGACGATGCCCGCTTTGTCCGCTCGCTCGATGGACAATCCCGCTGGACCCTCCGGAGCGTTGAGATCAAAGACAGGGTCCGCCGTCATCGCCAATTCGTTCCATGACGATTCGGCAGAGCGGGCCACGTCACGCGACGGGCCATCGTCGTTCTGCATCCGGTCCGTGGCCGCATCGGACGCTTCGCCCGGCGCGGAGCCGTCGTCGGTGGCATCGGCCAGCATCGCGGCGATGGCTCCCGAATCGGGGCCCGGTCCGGTGGAGCCCGTGCGTTGGCCAACGCTTCGGCGTTTGGCGGATCGTGGCCTGCTGAGTGCTTGGTTGGTTGCCTCGGGCATCCCCGCCATCGTGGCCAATCTCGCTGCCTGAGGCAGGTTGCCCTGCCCCGTTTTCGGCGCGTTGTCGACCGCGGCCATGGCGGATTCACCGGGTGAAAGCGTCACGTTGGCGCCCACCGCTTGGCTGGTTCTTTGAATCGGAGCCAGTTCCGGTGTCAGCATGCGTTCCGCGTCGACTTCCACTTTCGCGATCGAGACGGTTGGTGGCGTGGGGGCAGCTCCGGCAGCGGATTGCCGCGTGGGACGCTGCCGTTGGCTGCGCTCACGAGCCAGCCCTGCGGACCCAACCGTCGGCATCGATTCCGCCATCGCTCGCATTGTCGGGGTCGGCATCGGTGTCGTGTCTTGGGTGGGAGCTGGCGACATGTCCGCTGACATCGCGACGCTGGCGCCGCTGCGTTGACGCTTGGCCGCCGCAGACGTCGATTTCTCGGCAGGCATTTGCTCTGCCGTCGGCGCCACTGCAGTGTCGATCTCGGGGGCTTGAGGGGCAGACTGTGACTGAGGCGTCGGCTCGGTCGGTTGTCGTCGTCGAGCCAAGCGAGATGGCGACTCCGAGGGCTGCGGTTTGGCCATCTCCGGCTGAGCGCGTTCCATCAAGAACTTTTCTGGCTCTCGCGGTTGCTCTTGATTGGGGCGAGGGATTTCCAGTCGCGGCGCGGAACGTTTCACCGGTGGCATCTGCCGCTGCTCGAGCGGAATGACTTGGGATGTCGTCTCGGCATCCACGGGTTGGGACCAGTCAGGCGTCACCGCATTGGATTCATCGGGCTTCTGAAACAGGTACTCCGGAACTGTTTTGCGGATCGGAGAACGATCGGGTTTGACCCCGGCGAAGGCTTCCGGGAAGTAATGGGGGAAGATCACCCAACGCACCGCCAGCACGATCAACAGCAGGTGCACGAAGATGCTGAACAGGAACCCAAGCTGGAACGATTTCTGAACGTACTTGGACGCGACCTGGTGCAGGCCAAACGCAAGTCCAGCACCGACCAGCGGCACCGCGATCACGTAAGTCCAGGCGTTGTACAGCGGTCTTGGGTCATCAAATGAGAGGTAACCCAAGATCATGTACAGGATCAGGCCGGTCAACGAAACCAAGGCCAGGTCGAGCGGCCACATGCGCTCGTCCTCGGGATCTGCAATCTCGTCAAAGAAGGTTGGTTCTTTACTCACCAGATCAGCCCGCTGGCCCGTCTTTGGTGGAGACCGAATAGTCGCTCACTCCAGTGCGATTGCACACGTCCATGACGTTCACCACCGGTTGAAAGCTGGCGTTTTGGTCGGCGCGGATCACCACCGTTTGGTTGGTCGGGTTGCTGGCGACCGCTTTTTGAAGCAGTCGTTCGAGTTCTTTCAGCGGGGTGGATTTGCCGCGCAGGTAAACGGTCCCATCGGCATCGATGTCAACCACGACTTCGCGTGGTTTGCTGGTCATCGGAACGGCGCTGGTCGCTGACGGCAGCACGATGTCGAGCCGGCGTTCCTCGTCTTCAAACTCACTGGTCACCAGAAAGAAAATCAGCAGCAAAAAGACCACATCGATCAATGGGGTCAGACTGAGTGTTCCGGCAACGTTGGAGCGTTTGAGTTGAACAGCCATGATCGATCACGAGGTGGTGACAGGGGGCGGTGAGTGGACGGTCACCGGCGGTGGTGCCCCGTTGTCGAGTGGGCGGAGTTGACCTTCCGCGTCCATTCGCGAACGGCCTACAAAACGCACCAATCCGGGCGCGATGGTGAACGCCAATTCTTCGATGCGATGAAACAACTTGGCGATTCGGTTTTCAAGGTACTGGGCGAGGATGGCGGCAGGGATCGCGACGGTCAGTCCAGCCAGCGTGGTCACCAGGGCTGTGTAAATCCCTTCTGACAATTGTTCGCTACGGCTGCGGTCTGCCGTCAACGTGCTGGATTCGTGAAAGGCCACAATCATGCCCCACACGGTCCCCAGCAATCCCATCAACGGGGTCGCGGCAGCGGCCAGCGTGAGCCAACGCACAGGGCTGGCGTAGCGATCCGCTTCCCGTTGCAAGGCTTCGCCCGCGGCGCGTTCGATGTCGCCCAGTGGTTGCCCCGTGCGCATCAGCATCGACGAGATCACGCGCGCGGCAGGAGACGGGTTCTCGGTGCAAATCTCTTGCGCGGTGCTGGGTGGAAATGTCTCGTGCGTCGCGGCCAAATCGCTGATTTGGTTGACCAGTGATCGCGGCAGGATTTTTTCGGTTCGCAACGACAGCGTCCGTTCCACCGACAACGTCACGACCAACATGCTCATCAGTCCGATGGGGATCATGAACCGTCCGCCACGCGCGATCAGTGACAGCAGGTCAATTCCGGAGGGCTGGTCCGAACCGGGTTGCTGCGTGGGTTCGTCGTTCATCACGGACTGGATGTCCGCGGCATCAACGATGCCTTGCGTGGCACCCGTCGGTTCGGCGCCTTCTTGAGCGGACACCGATTGCGATAGGAACGGACTTGGTACCGCGGTGATCAGCAACGCGGACCAAAGGACAGCGATGCCCAACGTGGTGCGCCGGCGTCGTCGGTCGTTGGGAAGAAATCTCACGGTGCTTTCAGTGCCTCCGCCCGTTGCTTGGCCTTGGCAGCCAATTCATGCCCGGGATGTTGATCGATCACGTACTGGTAAAAATCCTGGGCGAACTTGGTGGCTTTCGCTTTGGCGGCATCGGTTTGTGCGGACTGCGTCAGCAGTTCGGCACATCTTCCCGCCTCGAACCCGCTCTTGGCTTGCCAATTCTTGATCACAGGATCGGCTTTGTCCGCCCCAAAACCAAACATGACGCGTTGGAATTCTGGGATCGCTTTGTCGAACGTTTTGTTCGCAAAGTGAATCTCACCCATCATGAACCGAGCGCGAGCAGCAATTTCGCTTCGGAAATTGTCCGCGACCTCGGAATAGAATTTCAATGCCTGTTCGTCATTCCCAGCGTTTTGAGCGGCGAATCCGATCTCATAGAACACTTGGGGGAGATAGGTAGTCGCGGGGAATCGTTCGCGGAGTTCGTTGTACCAATCAATGGCGTCCTCAAATTGACCCAGCTGAGCAGCGCTTTGTCCGCCATGCAGCAAAATCAATTCCCGGACCTGACGCTCGGCTCGGTCTCGGATTGACTTGGCCGAGTCGTTCTCGGCAACGATTTTTTCACGGGCTTTGGAGTACGCCCGCAGCGCTGTGTCGTACTGCTCTTGTTTGAAGCGAGATTCACCGATCATCATCATCGCGTCCAGCAGCAACCCGCCCTGCTGCACTTCGACGTACTGGCGTTTGAAGGCGGCTTCGGCTTCGGCGTACTTTTTCTGCTTGTAGTGAGACCAGCCCAAGCGATAAAGCGACTTCTCCTTCAGATCCAAATCGGCCGTTTTGTCGGCTGCGATTTGAAACGCCTTCGCGGCTTCGGTCCAGCCTTCCTTGCGGTAGTGATCTTGGCCGACGAAGTAAGCTGCATCCGCCACCAAGGCGTTGTCGGGGAACTTTGAAATCAGTTGTTCAAACTGGGCCAACGCTTGTTCGTCTTGCCCGCTCTCGCGAAGTGACCAGCCCAGTTCGTAAAGAACTTTGTCCATGTCGGGGTAGTCAGGGACCTCCTCGACAATTCGTTGCAGACTCTCGGCTGCCTTCGCGGTTTGCGAAGCATTCTGATCCAGCAACGCCAGTTCGTAGAGTGCGTGGCCGAGGTTGTTGCCGGTTGGCTGGGTTTCCAAAAACGCGGTCAAGTCGTTTCGTGATTCGGTGTCTTGGTCGAGGTGACGATAAGCGATGCCTCGCGAGAGCAGTGCATCGTCCATCAAAGCGTGGTCGGGGGTTTCCTTGATCAATTCGGAAAGAGTCTTCACGGCTTGTGCGTGTTGTTGCGATTGCAGTTCCGCCATGCCCTTGGCGTAGCGAGCAAATGGCAACAGGCCAAGGTCACGTTGGGAGGTCAGGATGGGGGCAAAGTATTCAATCGCTTCGGCGTACTGTTGTTGGCCATTGGCGAGTTGCCCGAGTTTGTAACGGGCTTGGTCGGCCATCCGGCTTTCGCCGTTGGTGCGAATGAGTTCTTTCCAGATGCCCGCGGCCGCGTCGCGATTCCCGGCGGCCAGTTGGGACTGACCCGCCATCAGGAAGGCTTCGTCGGAACGGGCCCACTCAGGGGCGGCTTCCCGGCTGGCTTGAAACGACTTGGCGGCCTGCGCTGCATCGCCACTGGATAATTCCGCTTGTCCGGCCAGCAGCAAGGCTTCGGCTTTTTGTTCCGGCGTTTGCATCGCCCCCAGGTTTTCGCGAATCAGGGCGGCGGTTTTCGTGGGCTCGCCTGCGGCCTTCCAAGCGGTCGCCCCGCGAAGAATCCAGGTCGGCCGCTGGGGGTGGTCGCGATG is part of the Rhodopirellula islandica genome and harbors:
- a CDS encoding ExbD/TolR family protein encodes the protein MAVQLKRSNVAGTLSLTPLIDVVFLLLIFFLVTSEFEDEERRLDIVLPSATSAVPMTSKPREVVVDIDADGTVYLRGKSTPLKELERLLQKAVASNPTNQTVVIRADQNASFQPVVNVMDVCNRTGVSDYSVSTKDGPAG
- a CDS encoding MotA/TolQ/ExbB proton channel family protein, translated to MGIAVLWSALLITAVPSPFLSQSVSAQEGAEPTGATQGIVDAADIQSVMNDEPTQQPGSDQPSGIDLLSLIARGGRFMIPIGLMSMLVVTLSVERTLSLRTEKILPRSLVNQISDLAATHETFPPSTAQEICTENPSPAARVISSMLMRTGQPLGDIERAAGEALQREADRYASPVRWLTLAAAATPLMGLLGTVWGMIVAFHESSTLTADRSRSEQLSEGIYTALVTTLAGLTVAIPAAILAQYLENRIAKLFHRIEELAFTIAPGLVRFVGRSRMDAEGQLRPLDNGAPPPVTVHSPPPVTTS
- a CDS encoding DEAD/DEAH box helicase; this translates as MDPVLNKFEDLGLSGPLLQGLEQAGYETPTPIQAQSIPEILDGNDVLGAAQTGTGKTAAFALPILQIMWEDDQERREPSNRRGGRPGRRPIRTLVLSPTRELSAQIEANFRIYGKKTRLRSTVIFGGVNQNPQVRELQSGVDTLVATPGRLLDLVSQGFVDLKDVEILVLDEADHMLDMGFLPDVKRILKLLPRDRQNLLFSATMPGPIRKLADEILVDPITIQIAPQKPTVERIEQSICFVAQADKPRLLNHFIETKATGSTLVFTRTKHGADAVARRLVKAGVKAAAIHGNKTQANRVRTLNKFKNDELDVLVATDVAARGIDIDGIQTVINYDTPNTPEAYVHRIGRTGRAGREGETVMFCGGHETKFFIAIEREIKLQIPVATGLPGCQPRPLQDPGSGDKSNSRSGGRSGGGGRSRSSSDHQGGSGSGGSKPGGGRRRGRAAGSVSGRGSTVGRKSAGGEASKSGGGSKNGRGRGGRPSSR
- a CDS encoding tetratricopeptide repeat protein; its protein translation is MPTIVRTPLFGLSCFPRVAGLLLVMTLVLNGPAHRLVAQDDSTQDSAAVALYADAANFQTNGAIGLAVDTWTQFLKKYPDSALASKASHYLGVCYMQQDTPDLKAAADAFQVALQDTDYDLREESLSNRGWCLYAAAGTGEEADPKLLRESIATYDTLIKENPDSRLLDRAYFYRGEAQYAMGELDGAIESYNAMMKLDGIADSVLRCDALYARGVALEEQKKYDQAQSSYQQLLKACADSDLVLDVEIRMGDMLLLQGEMQAAVKRFDSVANHANATPEDKAYSLFRQGYAFAQDGDPSQASASYEKLLTQFPKSPYAAAATLASAQTLYQAGDLSGAAARFRDVLQGTDPEAATESAHWLARIELGTANRDPTKLLKAAQSAYEVASEQIKRGPQGNFAVALKLDAAEALSLQPDRLKDALDQYRAIASDHAEHALAPRALYNAAFVALQLGETEQAAKLADDFDAKYPRDPLAPDASFVGAEALLASGQAEAAAKRYQSLVDSQPHRDHPQRPTWILRGATAWKAAGEPTKTAALIRENLGAMQTPEQKAEALLLAGQAELSSGDAAQAAKSFQASREAAPEWARSDEAFLMAGQSQLAAGNRDAAAGIWKELIRTNGESRMADQARYKLGQLANGQQQYAEAIEYFAPILTSQRDLGLLPFARYAKGMAELQSQQHAQAVKTLSELIKETPDHALMDDALLSRGIAYRHLDQDTESRNDLTAFLETQPTGNNLGHALYELALLDQNASQTAKAAESLQRIVEEVPDYPDMDKVLYELGWSLRESGQDEQALAQFEQLISKFPDNALVADAAYFVGQDHYRKEGWTEAAKAFQIAADKTADLDLKEKSLYRLGWSHYKQKKYAEAEAAFKRQYVEVQQGGLLLDAMMMIGESRFKQEQYDTALRAYSKAREKIVAENDSAKSIRDRAERQVRELILLHGGQSAAQLGQFEDAIDWYNELRERFPATTYLPQVFYEIGFAAQNAGNDEQALKFYSEVADNFRSEIAARARFMMGEIHFANKTFDKAIPEFQRVMFGFGADKADPVIKNWQAKSGFEAGRCAELLTQSAQTDAAKAKATKFAQDFYQYVIDQHPGHELAAKAKQRAEALKAP
- a CDS encoding prenyltransferase/squalene oxidase repeat-containing protein is translated as MWPLDLALVSLTGLILYMILGYLSFDDPRPLYNAWTYVIAVPLVGAGLAFGLHQVASKYVQKSFQLGFLFSIFVHLLLIVLAVRWVIFPHYFPEAFAGVKPDRSPIRKTVPEYLFQKPDESNAVTPDWSQPVDAETTSQVIPLEQRQMPPVKRSAPRLEIPRPNQEQPREPEKFLMERAQPEMAKPQPSESPSRLARRRQPTEPTPQSQSAPQAPEIDTAVAPTAEQMPAEKSTSAAAKRQRSGASVAMSADMSPAPTQDTTPMPTPTMRAMAESMPTVGSAGLARERSQRQRPTRQSAAGAAPTPPTVSIAKVEVDAERMLTPELAPIQRTSQAVGANVTLSPGESAMAAVDNAPKTGQGNLPQAARLATMAGMPEATNQALSRPRSAKRRSVGQRTGSTGPGPDSGAIAAMLADATDDGSAPGEASDAATDRMQNDDGPSRDVARSAESSWNELAMTADPVFDLNAPEGPAGLSIERADKAGIVPSDEPVEMAALDLTRGQRQRRDVGGPVTPAGLSIAAVEQFSRRVQRTNGGAAPAPAGMVGPATEEAIELGLAFLASLQNEDGSWALQGHGEDVILQSDTAATGMCLLAFQGAGYTHRQHQYASVVAKGLKFLIDNQRTNGDLYRRENPLSDQNVAFYSHGIAALALCEAYGMTQDSELREPAQMCLNYIEATQHRQRGGWRYTPQVSSDTSVTGWMMMALKSGELSGLDVSPDTYAGINRWLELAKASPTERDRYRYNPFAPDTPAQAHGRRPSPTMTAVGILMRMYSGWSRENEDMQSAADYIAKFPPSVGTNRVPQRDTYYWYYATQVMFHMGGEHWENWNQYLNPVLIDSQIKRGPEAGSWDPELPVPDRWSAHGGRLYVTAMNLLNLEVYYRHLPIYEETGAQPTP